A window of Halobellus sp. LT62 contains these coding sequences:
- a CDS encoding NAD(P)-dependent alcohol dehydrogenase: MQTAVLVEPTSFELRDRDRPEPGPTDVLVAIREVGICGSDVHYYNHGRIGDYVVEDPLILGHESAGEVIAVGDDVSDLEPGDRVALEPGVPCRRCAHCKRGEYHLCEAVEFMATPPHDGAFAEYVAWPADFAYKLPESVSTLEGALCEPLSVGIHAVRRGNVATGDTVLVTGAGPIGLLVADAARAAGATDVLITDIVPEKLEYARDRGIDRAVNVAETSLDDAVDEYTDGVGADVVVEASGAEPSIRSTLDGVRRGGTVVLVGLADEAEVPFDVLDVIDNELDVHGSFRYANTYGAAIDLLADDVVDVADMVDFEASLSNIDDAFDRAMEPTVIKGMISVGEV, from the coding sequence ATGCAGACCGCTGTCTTAGTCGAACCGACGAGTTTCGAACTCCGCGATCGCGACCGGCCGGAACCGGGACCGACCGACGTACTCGTCGCGATTCGGGAGGTCGGAATCTGCGGGTCGGACGTGCACTACTACAACCACGGTCGGATCGGCGACTACGTCGTCGAGGACCCGCTGATCCTCGGCCACGAGAGCGCCGGAGAGGTTATCGCCGTCGGCGACGACGTCTCGGACCTCGAACCCGGCGATCGCGTCGCGTTGGAACCCGGCGTTCCGTGCCGCCGCTGCGCACACTGCAAACGCGGGGAGTACCACCTGTGCGAGGCGGTGGAGTTTATGGCGACGCCACCGCACGACGGGGCGTTCGCCGAGTACGTCGCGTGGCCGGCGGATTTCGCCTACAAGCTCCCCGAGAGCGTGTCGACGCTCGAAGGTGCCCTGTGCGAGCCCCTCTCGGTCGGGATCCACGCCGTTCGCCGTGGAAACGTCGCGACTGGCGATACGGTCCTCGTCACCGGTGCGGGGCCGATCGGCCTGCTGGTCGCCGACGCCGCTCGCGCCGCGGGAGCGACGGACGTGCTCATCACGGATATCGTCCCCGAAAAGCTCGAATACGCCCGCGATCGCGGAATCGACCGCGCGGTAAACGTCGCGGAGACGAGCCTCGACGACGCCGTCGACGAGTACACCGACGGTGTCGGTGCCGACGTCGTCGTCGAGGCGTCCGGCGCTGAGCCGTCGATCAGGTCGACGCTTGACGGGGTCCGACGCGGTGGAACGGTCGTGCTCGTCGGGTTGGCCGACGAGGCGGAAGTCCCGTTCGACGTCCTCGACGTGATCGACAACGAACTGGACGTCCACGGTTCGTTCCGCTATGCGAACACCTACGGTGCAGCCATCGACCTTCTCGCCGACGACGTCGTCGACGTCGCCGATATGGTCGATTTCGAAGCGTCGCTCTCGAACATCGACGACGCGTTCGACCGCGCGATGGAACCCACCGTGATCAAGGGAATGATCTCGGTCGGAGAAGTGTAG
- the dgoD gene encoding galactonate dehydratase: MQITGYELFAVPPRWLLLKLETDEGIVGWGEPIIQGRLDTVRTAVEELIEGYLLGTDPLRIEYQWRKLYQSGYFRGGPILMSALAGIDQALWDVKGRYYDTPIYDLLGGYVRDRMLVYQWLGGEDPETIATSAREDYENGYRAFKLNFAREFRFLETPAVVDRSIDRVAAVRDAVGDDAFLGVDFHGRVSKPMAAELVRRLEPYDLMFIDQPLLPEHADGFDAISDRTTIPIATGERFYSRYDFKRLFVEDAVSVIQPDVTHVGGISELRRVAALAETFDVAVIPHCPLGPIAFAASLQVGFSSPNVVMQEQDLNLETPDESQRLSLLEDPATFEFRNGYVERPTGPGLGIEIDEDRVRKQAEAEVNWYNPVWHHEDGSVAEW, from the coding sequence ATGCAAATCACCGGATACGAACTGTTCGCCGTTCCCCCACGGTGGCTATTGCTCAAACTCGAGACCGACGAGGGGATCGTCGGATGGGGAGAGCCGATCATTCAGGGACGACTCGACACCGTCCGGACGGCGGTCGAAGAGCTGATCGAGGGGTATCTGCTGGGGACAGACCCGCTTCGAATCGAGTACCAGTGGCGGAAGCTCTATCAGAGCGGGTATTTCCGCGGTGGGCCCATCCTGATGAGCGCGCTCGCGGGAATCGACCAAGCCCTCTGGGACGTCAAGGGCCGCTACTACGACACGCCGATCTACGATCTACTGGGCGGGTATGTCCGGGATCGGATGCTCGTCTACCAGTGGCTCGGCGGTGAGGACCCCGAGACGATCGCGACGTCAGCGCGCGAGGACTACGAGAACGGCTACCGCGCCTTCAAGCTCAACTTCGCCCGGGAGTTCCGGTTTCTCGAAACGCCGGCGGTCGTGGATCGATCGATCGATCGGGTGGCCGCCGTCAGAGACGCCGTCGGTGACGACGCGTTCCTCGGCGTCGACTTCCACGGGAGAGTCTCCAAGCCGATGGCCGCCGAACTCGTCCGGCGGCTCGAACCGTACGATCTGATGTTCATCGACCAGCCGCTGCTTCCGGAACACGCGGACGGGTTCGACGCGATCAGCGACCGGACCACGATCCCCATCGCGACCGGCGAGCGGTTCTACTCGCGGTACGATTTCAAGCGACTGTTCGTCGAGGACGCGGTATCGGTTATCCAACCGGACGTGACACACGTCGGCGGAATCAGCGAACTTCGGAGGGTGGCCGCACTCGCGGAAACGTTCGACGTCGCCGTCATCCCCCACTGCCCGCTCGGCCCGATCGCGTTCGCTGCCAGTCTCCAGGTCGGGTTCTCCTCCCCGAACGTCGTGATGCAAGAGCAAGATCTCAATCTCGAAACCCCGGACGAGAGCCAACGGCTGTCGTTGCTCGAAGACCCGGCGACGTTCGAGTTCCGAAACGGGTACGTCGAACGGCCGACCGGTCCGGGACTCGGGATCGAAATCGACGAGGACCGCGTCCGGAAACAGGCCGAAGCGGAGGTCAACTGGTACAACCCGGTCTGGCACCACGAGGACGGCAGCGTTGCCGAGTGGTGA